In Tautonia marina, the genomic stretch AGCATGCCCCTGGCTGAGTCAGCCGCCGATTTCCCGATTGATATCACTCGCGCAGCCTCCCTTTCTCGATGATGTTGTCAAGAATGAGCCCCCGTTCCCGATTCCCGCGGACGAGTGGCCCTGGCGACAAGTGGCCGAGGCAACGTGGAGCAGCGCGAAACGTGCCCCGGTGGCGCAGCTGATTCCGGGGCACGCCTTCGGCTTTGCCACGGCTACCCGCCGGCGGGGTTGGGACTTGGGCATTATGGCGTGCTGGGTTAATCTCGGTGGTGCATGGAATCACACCATCCCTGCCCCTCGTGAGACTGGCATGAACGACAACCAGAGTCAGACCGAATCGCTTCTCGACATCGTCCGAGGGATCGAGGGAGAAATCATTCTTTTGCCTGAATTCCAACGCGACTTCCGATGGGAACTGGACCAGACCTATGACCTTTTCGACTCCCTGATCCGTGAAATCTTCATTGGCACAATCATTTACGGCAAGCCTGGGTTCGGGATGACCCTGCGCCAAGTCGACATCCGACCCCGGAAGGGCAAGGGCTCGCGTGCCCCACTAAGAGCAAAGGACTACACGAAGGAAGAGATCGTCCAACAGACTCAGATCAAGAACCTCCGCGTGATCCTGGACGGCCAGCAGCGG encodes the following:
- a CDS encoding DUF262 domain-containing protein, producing MAQLIPGHAFGFATATRRRGWDLGIMACWVNLGGAWNHTIPAPRETGMNDNQSQTESLLDIVRGIEGEIILLPEFQRDFRWELDQTYDLFDSLIREIFIGTIIYGKPGFGMTLRQVDIRPRKGKGSRAPLRAKDYTKEEIVQQTQIKNLRVILDGQQRITSVYRALVGIDDVFVVVRRDLDPEVLSSSEPLERILD